DNA from Tachypleus tridentatus isolate NWPU-2018 chromosome 8, ASM421037v1, whole genome shotgun sequence:
TCAAGGTCCCTAATGATGGTTAGCCCACCTCCAATTTTGCACTCGCACGCccacacacatacaaaacaccGATGTTTGATTTTACGCACTAAATCATTCTGCTCcttgattttaaatattactagTATGTCAAAGATTTTTTTCTTAGTGCTTGTTTTccagtttcaaaataataattttgataaattctGAATACGTATACGTTTTATCTCAGGTTGAAAATGTTTTGGTCAAAGTTTTATATAGTATTTTGCACAAACCCATGAAAACACCATCTGGGTATAGCAGTCTCTCATTTAGAACTATCTGCTTGTGTGTAAATCCATatctatacaatggactatctgatCTGCAATGTAAAACTTCAAGCTTATCGTTGATCCAATGTTTATTGAACCTAAAGGAAACTTATATTGAATCACACATAGAAAAATGTTGcacacatacaaacacaataaactgcaaagttacagaatgtttcattttgttgctAGAAGATATCAGAACGAGACAATGATATTCTATGATACGTTTTCACACATGCAAGGTCAAAATCAAACATAGTTTACCCTAAAGAGATTACTTATtgtagaaaagttttttttttaaataccaaaacGCTGTTCCAGTTCTGTTGCTATCATCCATGAATTAGGCTAGAATGAAATCATCCATCACCAACAGTAACATTTCACCGTCACTTTTACAGAGAATCAACGACTCCAAAGTGCGTAGCAAATTTTTGCAACGAAAAGTGGTTAACCTTAAATTAATCTCCGAAATTCACAGTCGAGATATGTTAGTTCATGTGCTAGCCAAACTAAGCCATGTAATGcatatgtataatttttaagcCTTCAATTACACTGTTACACGTTTAAATAAGTCTATAATTTTTAGATAGTTGCTAGCCCAATTCACCTAATACAATCAGCGCGAGCAAAAGTTGATCCCTAAAAGTATAAATTCAATACTTTTGAACTATTAAAGATCGTATCTCTTTTCGTAAATTCCATCGTTTTAAACAAAAATGCTGGCCATTTAGAGTTCTAAACTTTGTAGCCATCTTAAAAAGATTTTTGttcatactttctttttttttagtgcaaagctaaacaacgTGTTATCTCCGTGCTTACCAATGTGTTCGAACTTTGTTTTTTAGCATCATAATTCCTTACGTTAATGCTCGTCAACTGGAAAGTGTTGAGTGATTAATTCGTACCTGTAGTACACTTTTCTAATAATCAGAAAGTTAAGTATATGGCATGTGTAGTTTTCAAATAACATGTGGTCAAGAAAGTAATAAAGTTGCTTACATTCAAcctatattttattctttgtcaATCTTTAAGGATAACATCTGGTCTCTCTGTGGGGTACAGCTGCACCTTGTGCATGAAAAGTGAGGTTTCCTCAAAGTAAGGTCAGGTGATGCGAGGTTTCAACGTCCTTGATTTTGTGAATATAAGAATGACCAGTTATCTGGATAGAACTAGCTAATCTGTTGAAAtcttatattactgattcaatcaAGAAACATGAAGTTTTGTCTGCGTGAAATATTTCGAGTTCATCCCTTTGGCCATGCGACTTGAGCCTACAATTATTTCTCTTGTTGAAGTGATGCCCAACGTTCAAAGGTGTTGTGCATACAATGCTGCTTTGTGTTGTTTCAATAAAGATTGTTTCATCTGTTTAATCCATTTGCTTCTTAGCACTGCATTAGTTTTAATGGAATCagtattactttttaatatatcttGCTGAACTTCCAGTTATATGGCTAGCGTATCTGCTTTAATCTTTATGGAAACTGgttttaattgaaaatactaTAATCTAAATAAATACTTGATGTGATCATGATGATCTTTAGTAGTTTTATTCATCAGTTAACATAAaggttaataaactttaaaatagttaaataCTGATGACACTGCTACATTTTGAGTACATTATCAAATCCTTAagtcacataaagaaaaatagatCTCCAATAAACACTGACATACCCAAGACAATTTGCGAGGATAAATTAAGTAATTAATCTTTGCATCTTAAAATGGACAATGATGCACATTTGTTAAAACATACTGAATACTGATCTGTTGGAtacattcaattttaaaaataatttctgggAATTAAACTTTACTAAGTTTAAGGAACATGAAAATCATTAAATGGGAAATCAACCCTACTCAAAATTGAAGGGCAGTTAAGCTACCAGCATATCCCAGTAGCAACCATTCAATATTTGTGTATTGTTAACATGCCCTCGAATTATTTATCACAAGTAAAAATATTCGTCCTCAGTGATGTGGAAAGCTTAAGCTAATCTATTAATTTAAGTTAATTCATGGATTTTAAAAAGGTTGTGTTACACTTCTGGTTTCATCCTGGAGGTACTTATACCTACCactgtgaaaagtaattgttgaacatttcagttactttaagagccacaataataaaacatacgatgattctaaatttttattctttaaaatacgtcatattttgaaatgtaaataatagtatgattaattactaacaatataatgtagaatatcctgctgGCAAAATAAGGTTTagcattaatattatatatgcttATTGTgctgtcatttcaaaagtgaatgtcaAGCTTTGCCTGTGTGTGCAGGTTTTCAAATGCAGTGTGAGAAGTAGCTACTGTAAATGGGAAACGAATGCTCAGAAAGACATTGTTCACAATAAAAGTGTGGTTTCTATTAATAACGTATTAAGCTTATTTTGCTACACAAATCAAAAATACAATACTCACTCAAAGGTTTGATTGAGGGTGTTGTTTTGGAAGATAAATGATTAGATAATTTATTCAAGAAAATTAAGCTTTTCACTTGCCCAGATTACTTTTTAGCCAAAAGATAACCAAGTAATACTTCAATATCAATCCAATATCACAGGCTTGtaatacattaataaagaatatgaTACACTTATCAAGAACTGGTTACAGTAAGGGAAATATTACTTGATTTCTTTTTACCATTTGAAACAGTTTTCATATGAACAAGTAATTTTCTTTAACTTACTGTTAAAAGGACATCTTTCAAGTTTCTGCCATATTCTTATAATTATCTTTAGTATACACAAGACATTAACTACACACTTCATTCAGCTCTTGGGTAGATATCGTACGTACATATGTAAACGTGTGCACACACCACAGTTCTGCATATTCAGATATGATTATGCACCAACACACACGTATAACTGAAGTTTTTCAGTTATGgtatgaaagtaaaacaaaaatgaaaaactgatttTTCCCTCAATATAAATGCACCAATGCGAGGCAAAACTTTTCTTATTCTAGATTTGTAtgttgaaacagaaaaaaaaaattgcatggTTTACTCTACTTGGAATGAAAATATTCAGTATATACAATGAACTGTATTCATGAAAAATTTAACAATGAATTAATCGGGTAAAAATTTTCTATGCAGTTCTGTTACATATACCTCTTCTTTCTAATGAAAGCATGAGAAAGTAATATATAAAGTGTGCATACAAAAATGCAAGCAACAGAGATAAAAAAATTAGACCTTTATTTCAATCATTGTCCAAAAATATATTATGGGGTTGAATTAacaattaacattatatatactgCAACTACCTATAATCATATTATGTATAGTATACTTATGTCTCAAATAGATTCTTCCAAAATGTTACACTATCTTTGCTGGGATTATAGCACAAATTATATCTTTTCCATTGTCATCTTGTAGTTCCCATTTGACATCAACCTCCAACTATAACAGATTCAAAACATtgacaattaaaacaaataaatgttattgttgtcACTTATACACAAAACTCAAGTCCTGCAAATACACTTCCAACTcatggtttttaaaatataaaaatgaataatttatattaataaatacatgcaAGTTCAAATACTACAATTTAACAATGCatgaattaaatttataatagcaAAGCAATTATTGATGCAATTGTATTTCCAGTCAATactagaaaaagaaaatacattgttaaaagtTGTCACATggacaaaatacaaaaatgaaatctTTAATATTCAAATTCTATAAAAGTATGCAAATACCCACACATTCCCAGCATATATCCTGACTCCTATTACATAACTGCAAATATTACTCAACAAGTATGAAATGTTAGTAAATTAACATTGCATGTACTATTTGCAAATGATTTCTCTGAATCAGTGATAAGATAGTATACCTTGTGTTGACAGTCACATGACAATTCTttgcaatttttatattttgcctCTATCTTAGGAAAATTTAGATCATATTGTACATTGTTTTTGCTGTGAAATACTTTAGAATTTAgactatataaaattatttcaatacacAGCTTTTACACTTACATTTATAGAAGCGATTTCCAATTTGTGGCTTACAGATACTTATTTAAAGACAGTTtctatattatagttttaataaagtgCTACCACATTTAATTAAATGAAtatgttttacttcaaaatttcattaagtTACACACTTATCAGTGCTGATTTTATAAACTATAGAATCAGTTTCTACAAATAAACCAACCTTATGGCCCATTATTAATGTCCCCTGCTCCCTggaaattttataaagtttacctTATGTGACTGCAATAGTAAACCAAATAATCCACTTTTCTAACCTTGACTTTAACTTGAAGGAAAAAAATGAACACGCTTATTAGAAtaaacatgcacacacacacacacacacacacacttgttagCATTGAAATCAACAAATCACATGTAAAAAACAGAATCTGGAACTACACAAATACCACAATTAGCTACCCAATTACAGTTTGAAATGCCCCCAGTGGCATTAATTTGGGGCAATATAGTATTTGAGTACAATGGTACACATTGTACTGGGTTCATTAAAGAGTGTGCGAGGGGACAAAAGATTGATAATCACATACCACTAGGCATTCAGTTAATTTTAGCTATTGTcaattaaactgttaatttgacactttaaaacaatatttcccccatattatatttttaatgtatttcaccTCTTAAAGCAATaggtttaaaatttaatgttcatAAATTTAAATCAGCTTTTGTTCAAATTAAACAAGATGCATGATGTTCATATTACATCTATACTTACTTTTGGATATGTTGTCTTCACCTGAAGAGAATATGAAAAATCATATGACTTCCCATTCTCTACTGGACACTGGATACCAGATGACTGGCAAGCATTGGGATCTGGGACTGGGAAGGGTAGAGGTACCCCTCCAATAATACCATGGATAACAGTTGTAGCTTTGTTGGAATCCACCActacaatatttagttttaagatttagaaaatataaaataacttcaaatatttatttcagtaaaaaaatacaatacttGTAAACTTTCATTACAACTGGTTAAAAATGAAAGACCTAAAACGAAaagtaaaaattacagttttattgcaACAACTAATATGTTCATTcctcaagaaataaaatatctaatctttctttataatagaaaatttgggaataattttaaacaactgcaAAGAAAAACtaagaataaattatttctataagAATGTAAAGTTGGCTTCTTACTATGGCATAATTGATTACCTTATTTGAATCTTATAAaccaaatgtattttttaatgacCAAAGTTCAATACTATATAGCATTTTCCTGTCATGTCTTGAATGAAATCAGTAATTTCAAAATGCTCCCCCCCCCATACACACGATATAACCTGACAGCTACTTTAATAATGATCAAGATCACAAGTCCTAATTATAAATTAGACACACaaatgaataatttgtaaaaatacattCAACAATATGTCCACACACTTAAAAATGCACGACAATCATGAGTTTTACATTTGAGTTCTTTATTACACAcgttaattttcaattttaataaacatgagacatcaaaatatatttaagattgCAATGCTTGTGCATGACTGTCtttgaacataaagaaataaaagaattacATGTTACAAATGAAGATACAAC
Protein-coding regions in this window:
- the LOC143222749 gene encoding NPC intracellular cholesterol transporter 2 homolog a-like codes for the protein MMNRPVLEVFVTLFVACLLSLTKANTKYADCGSVSGKIQSLVVSGCDSEDRCILKSGSTVSLSASFKSLVDSNKATTVIHGIIGGVPLPFPVPDPNACQSSGIQCPVENGKSYDFSYSLQVKTTYPKLEVDVKWELQDDNGKDIICAIIPAKIV